One window of Medicago truncatula cultivar Jemalong A17 chromosome 2, MtrunA17r5.0-ANR, whole genome shotgun sequence genomic DNA carries:
- the LOC11442886 gene encoding probable pectinesterase/pectinesterase inhibitor 12 isoform X2: MASSSHKLFILLFTILFSLTLPLNTNTSITTSLNPNKLTSLKSLCKTTPYPKLCFNSLKLSISININPNIITYLLHSLQLAISETTKLSNLFHDVGTSNIVEKQRGSIQDCKELHQSTLTSLKRSLSGIRSSNKRNIADARIYLSAALTNKNTCLDGLDSASGTYKPILVDSIINTYKHVSNSLSMLSNHAPEPSNQKGHNKNLVSPKWLSKSDSTVITGNRSVVDGWTTFRSATLAVSGDGFLARDIAIENRAGPEKHQAVALRVNADLTAFYKCAIYGYQDTLYVHSFRQFYRECDIYGTIDFIFGNAAVVLQECDIVSRMPLPGQFTVITAQSRDNPDEDTGISIQNCSIIATDELYSNSSKVKSYLGRPWRVFSRTVLIESYIDDFIDQKGWTKWSNDQGLDTLFYGEYENYGPGSKIDNRVEWVGYHLMDYNDAYNFSVSEFIIGDQWLESTSVPYDDGI; this comes from the exons atGGCTTCCTCATCTCACAAACTCTTCATCCTTCTCTTTACAATCCTCTTCTCACTCACATTACCTCTCAACACCAACACTTCCATAACCACATCACTAAATCCCAACAAACTCACTTCCTTAAAATCTTTATGCAAAACAACACCATACCCTAAACTTTGTTTCAACTCATTAAAACTTTCCATATCCATAAACATAAACCCAAACATCATAACCTACCTTCTTCATTCACTTCAACTAGCAATATCCGAAACCACAAAGCTCTCGAATCTTTTCCACGACGTTGGAACATCGAATATCGTAGAGAAACAACGAGGATCAATTCAAGACTGCAAGGAACTTCATCAATCAACCTTAACTTCATTGAAAAGATCATTATCCGGAATCCGTTCCTCGAACAAAAGAAACATAGCTGATGCTAGAATCTACCTCAGTGCAGCCCTAACCAACAAAAACACATGTTTAGATGGTCTTGATTCTGCTTCTGGTACATATAAACCAATTCTTGTGGATTCTATTATCAACACTTACAAACATGTAAGTAACTCTCTTTCTATGCTTTCTAATCATGCACCTGAGCCTTCAAATCAAAAGGGTCACAACAAAAATTTGGTTTCTCCAAAATGGTTATCAAAAAG TGATTCTACTGTCATCACTGGTAACAGAAGTGTTGTTGATGGATGGACCACTTTCAGATCTGCAACTTTAG CTGTATCTGGAGATGGATTTCTTGCAAGAGACATAGCAATTGAGAACAGAGCTGGACCAGAGAAACATCAAGCAGTTGCATTAAGAGTAAATGCAGATTTAACAGCATTTTACAAATGCGCAATTTATGGTTACCAAGACACACTTTATGTCCACTCATTCAGACAATTCTACCGCGAATGCGACATTTACGGGACAATAGATTTCATATTTGGTAACGCCGCAGTAGTATTACAAGAATGCGACATCGTATCAAGAATGCCATTACCTGGTCAATTTACAGTTATAACCGCGCAATCACGGGATAACCCTGACGAAGACACGGGAATTTCAATCCAAAATTGTTCGATTATCGCTACGGATGAGCTTTATTCAAACTCTAGTAAGGTCAAGAGTTACCTTGGGAGGCCGTGGAGGGTTTTTTCTAGAACGGTTTTAATTGAGTCTTATATTGATGATTTTATTGATCAAAAGGGTTGGACCAAATGGTCAAATGATCAAGGTTTGGATACATTGTTTTATGGTGAATATGAAAATTATGGACCTGGTTCAAAGATTGATAATCGTGTTGAATGGGTTGGTTATCATTTGATGGATTATAATGATGCATATAATTTCAGTGTTTCTGAGTTTATTATTGGTGATCAATGGCTTGAGTCTACTTCAGTTCCTTATGATGATGGAATTTGA
- the LOC11442886 gene encoding probable pectinesterase/pectinesterase inhibitor 12 isoform X1, with product MASSSHKLFILLFTILFSLTLPLNTNTSITTSLNPNKLTSLKSLCKTTPYPKLCFNSLKLSISININPNIITYLLHSLQLAISETTKLSNLFHDVGTSNIVEKQRGSIQDCKELHQSTLTSLKRSLSGIRSSNKRNIADARIYLSAALTNKNTCLDGLDSASGTYKPILVDSIINTYKHVSNSLSMLSNHAPEPSNQKGHNKNLVSPKWLSKRLDFDEYDPNEMLVVSADGSGNFSTINDAINFAPNNSLVRIVIYVKEGYYDENVEIPSYKTNIVMLGDGSDSTVITGNRSVVDGWTTFRSATLAVSGDGFLARDIAIENRAGPEKHQAVALRVNADLTAFYKCAIYGYQDTLYVHSFRQFYRECDIYGTIDFIFGNAAVVLQECDIVSRMPLPGQFTVITAQSRDNPDEDTGISIQNCSIIATDELYSNSSKVKSYLGRPWRVFSRTVLIESYIDDFIDQKGWTKWSNDQGLDTLFYGEYENYGPGSKIDNRVEWVGYHLMDYNDAYNFSVSEFIIGDQWLESTSVPYDDGI from the exons atGGCTTCCTCATCTCACAAACTCTTCATCCTTCTCTTTACAATCCTCTTCTCACTCACATTACCTCTCAACACCAACACTTCCATAACCACATCACTAAATCCCAACAAACTCACTTCCTTAAAATCTTTATGCAAAACAACACCATACCCTAAACTTTGTTTCAACTCATTAAAACTTTCCATATCCATAAACATAAACCCAAACATCATAACCTACCTTCTTCATTCACTTCAACTAGCAATATCCGAAACCACAAAGCTCTCGAATCTTTTCCACGACGTTGGAACATCGAATATCGTAGAGAAACAACGAGGATCAATTCAAGACTGCAAGGAACTTCATCAATCAACCTTAACTTCATTGAAAAGATCATTATCCGGAATCCGTTCCTCGAACAAAAGAAACATAGCTGATGCTAGAATCTACCTCAGTGCAGCCCTAACCAACAAAAACACATGTTTAGATGGTCTTGATTCTGCTTCTGGTACATATAAACCAATTCTTGTGGATTCTATTATCAACACTTACAAACATGTAAGTAACTCTCTTTCTATGCTTTCTAATCATGCACCTGAGCCTTCAAATCAAAAGGGTCACAACAAAAATTTGGTTTCTCCAAAATGGTTATCAAAAAGGTTAgattttgatgaatatgatcCAAATGAAATGCTAGTTGTATCTGCAGATGGAAGTGGAAACTTTAGCACTATTAATGATGCTATAAACTTTGCTCCAAATAATAGTTTGGTTAGGATAGTTATTTATGTTAAAGAAGGGTATTATGATGAAAATGTTGAAATACCAAGTTATAAAACTAACATTGTGATGCTTGGTGATGGAAGTGATTCTACTGTCATCACTGGTAACAGAAGTGTTGTTGATGGATGGACCACTTTCAGATCTGCAACTTTAG CTGTATCTGGAGATGGATTTCTTGCAAGAGACATAGCAATTGAGAACAGAGCTGGACCAGAGAAACATCAAGCAGTTGCATTAAGAGTAAATGCAGATTTAACAGCATTTTACAAATGCGCAATTTATGGTTACCAAGACACACTTTATGTCCACTCATTCAGACAATTCTACCGCGAATGCGACATTTACGGGACAATAGATTTCATATTTGGTAACGCCGCAGTAGTATTACAAGAATGCGACATCGTATCAAGAATGCCATTACCTGGTCAATTTACAGTTATAACCGCGCAATCACGGGATAACCCTGACGAAGACACGGGAATTTCAATCCAAAATTGTTCGATTATCGCTACGGATGAGCTTTATTCAAACTCTAGTAAGGTCAAGAGTTACCTTGGGAGGCCGTGGAGGGTTTTTTCTAGAACGGTTTTAATTGAGTCTTATATTGATGATTTTATTGATCAAAAGGGTTGGACCAAATGGTCAAATGATCAAGGTTTGGATACATTGTTTTATGGTGAATATGAAAATTATGGACCTGGTTCAAAGATTGATAATCGTGTTGAATGGGTTGGTTATCATTTGATGGATTATAATGATGCATATAATTTCAGTGTTTCTGAGTTTATTATTGGTGATCAATGGCTTGAGTCTACTTCAGTTCCTTATGATGATGGAATTTGA